Proteins encoded together in one Microplitis mediator isolate UGA2020A chromosome 7, iyMicMedi2.1, whole genome shotgun sequence window:
- the LOC130672309 gene encoding uncharacterized protein LOC130672309 codes for MSENVKNVIETSGDDKSLGNIAVDENVLANASTADSTIPNDSQSFTLTDFDSSLQEIDGKKNKDKEELLTKAREHVAVQDGGAVDDSSLQRNINDDDKDKDKDKDNKSKNKDELIERMEEDQVIEGTPPDKELKSPLKRPMAKRNGSEEPVSKIQRIDTDVIEPVKNSTGSESNSTEHSMDDKSKDKVADANENTVKAIDGVEDTLANDKVEGESLSELTQALENVLEDKAEKDEAQDTVPDELVVKSSVTGDASKKSRQSIEVIFDKALAPPPKPKEVVELDEDGEKIVLDSSQEDEGSQASESNTVVNNTGNKNKIINGNDSSKSSESDRTASVQSDSSDESGKINIVVKDNSAPVVVTLPSDNEADSSIDDNKSKIKTVPVEREFTIVMKVKCLLHVDSQNSKECVGKEVTSVYCENYPDLHSPSSRMNSDVSALGDVSASDNKEISSPSSVFSNPHPLPYSLPPSRHSIVSTVSTSSSSSCASSVKSSSGSSTKSSTKDNPFSLPRGFAKHAKKPHDMNAIDESPEYLKHGWRNVNLITTNVVDHLNNEIATADLSAHNGSTNEHIDGPLARMASSTPESKAIPSTLKTSKKGKVTKRTKTRSTRSRTNGATKASAEAAISLQEELKSLKEKEKEKDKAQPAVSTPSRASSRAASTLRNQTPVVDESADSRVGKLCFAKWSDGTFYPAVVVSKNKTKFKVNFFDDKSKLVSEAFVYVINDTLSPNDNVCVEINEKDSYESSAVINEVEKDGNEVWYHVETEEKKKLRLAIKDIFLTPDQFKKFKESEVASAEVPSTPHFEKITLDNVIEGSRRHKSTTSPPASRVSQAQSQGTSGSGKSAASNQSNAKKIYDTSDSDTKPEVVTELGDVNPEIAGISSASTSKGPSSRIKGKGKSKKKVDDEETIKKFGPIPEPGSTLFKRFNFILTCAPLECLDAIKQAKPVPSDCSEEGTDYEVEWSSIPFLRERLVEQITAGGGRVYNTFDEIPPAEYSKTKLITNVPNITATSLLCLSVGIIPYNHQWIIASCINNKLSSPEGSELPVGYSLRLENYVKNHERPGNKPFEHLKVVIPKISVAESSVNLWKRVIENAGGAVGFIDNPDDEFYDATVVVTNQNCPAWVEKKAQSYEIPLVTTTWVVQCIVEGATVQGIEERCKHKKTSEPS; via the exons atgtctgaaaatgttaaaaatgtaattgaaACATCTGGTGATGATAAATCATTGGGAAATATTGCTGTTGATGAAAATGTGCTCGCAAACGCGTCTACTGCCGATTCAACGATTCCCAATGATAGCCAAAGCTTTACGCTCACAGATTTTGATTCCTCGTTGCAGGAAATtgatgggaaaaaaaataaagataaagagg AGTTACTGACAAAAGCGCGGGAGCATGTTGCTGTTCAAGATGGTGGAGCTGTTGACGATTCAAGTTTACAGAGGAATataaatgatgatgataaggataaagataaagataaagataataaaagtaaaaataaagacGAGTTAATAGAGCGGATGGAAGAAGATCAAGTTATAGAGGGGACTCCTCCGGACAAAGAGTTAAAATCGCCGTTAAAAAGACCGATGGCCAAAAGAAACGGATCAGAGGAGCCGGTGTCTAAAATTCAGAGAATTGACACTGATGTTATTGAGCCGGTGAAAAATTCTACTGGCAGTGAATCAAACTCTACTGAGCACTCCATGGATGACAAAAGCAAAGATAAAGTCGCAGATGCTAATGAAAATACTGTGAAGGCTATTGATGGGGTTGAAGATACTCTGGCTAATGATAAAGTGGAGGGTGAGTCACTTTCGGAGCTGACCCAGGCTTTGGAGAACGTGCTGGAGGATAAGGCCGAGAAGGACGAGGCACAAGACACAGTACCCGATGAGCTGGTGGTCAAGTCCAGTGTAACTGGTGatgcttcaaaaaaatcacGACAGAGTATTGAAGTTATTTTTGACAAAGCTTTAGCTCCGCCGCCAAAGCCCAAAGAAGTTGTGGAACTTGATGaagatggtgaaaaaattgttttggaTTCTTCCCAAGAAGATGAGGGCTCACAAGCTTCTGAATCTAATACGGTCGTCAATAATActggtaataaaaataaaataataaatggtaATGACTCGTCTAAAAGCTCTGAAAGTGATCGCACTGCGAGTGTGCAATCAGACTCGAGCGACGaatcaggaaaaataaatattgtcgtCAAAGATAATAGTGCTCCGGTTGTCGTGACGTTACCCAGCGACAATGAAGCCGATTCGTCAATCGACGACAACAAGTCTAAGATTAAAACCGTTCCAGTTGAACGAGAATTCACAATTGTCATGAAAGTCAAATGTTTGCTGCATGTTGACAGTCAGAATTCAAAAGAATGCGTTGGGAAAGAAGTTACGTCCGTTTACTGTGAAAATTATCCTGATCTTCATTCACCCTCCAGTCGTATGAATAGTGACGTATCAGCTCTGGGTGATGTATCAGCATCTGACAATAAAGAAATATCATCACCGTCTTCGGTATTCAGCAATCCGCATCCATTGCCTTATTCCTTGCCACCTAGCCGTCACTCGATTGTTTCAACAGTGAGCACATCAAGCTCTTCCTCATGCGCTTCATCAGTCAAGTCTTCAAGCGGATCTTCCACAAAGTCTTCAACAAAAGACAACCCGTTTTCTTTACCTCGTGGTTTTGCTAAACACGCAAAGAAGCCTCATGATATGAATGCTATTGATGAAAGTCCTGAATATCTTAAGCATGGATGGCGTAATGTCAATTTGATAACAACAAATGTTGTTGATCATTTGAATAATGAAATAGCTACCGCTGATTTATCAGCACACAATGGCAGCACCAATGAACATATCGATGGCCCGTTAGCCAGAATGGCATCTTCAACTCCGGAGTCGAAAGCCATTCCGTCAACTCTCAAGACCAGTAAGAAGGGCAAAGTTACTAAGAGAACTAAAACACGCAGCACTCGTTCACGCACCAATGGAGCTACTAAAGCATCTGCAGAAGCAGCAATCAGCCTTCAAgaagaattaaaaagtttgaaagagaaggaaaaagaaaaagataaaGCACAGCCAGCTGTTTCAACACCTAGCAGAGCTAGCAGCAGAGCTGCGAGTACTTTGAGAAATCAAACACCAGTTGTTGATGAAAGCGCTGATAGTCGTGTTGGTAAATTATGTTTTGCTAAATGGTCTGACGGTACTTTTTATCCGGCAGTTGTtgtcagtaaaaataaaacaaaattcaaagttaatttttttgatgacaAAAGTAAGTTGGTCTCTGAGGCTTTTGTTTATGTGATTAATGACACATTGTCACCAAATGATAATGTCTGTgtagaaataaatgaaaaagatAGTTATGAATCATCTGCTGTTATTAATGAAGTTGAAAAAGATGGTAATGAAGTTTGGTATCATGTAGaaacagaagaaaaaaaaaagttacggcttgctataaaagatatatttttgacaccagatcaatttaaaaagtttaaagaaTCTGAGGTAGCTAGTGCTGAGGTACCATCAACACCgcactttgaaaaaataacattggATAATGTAATCGAGGGTTCACGAAGACACAAAAGTACCACTAGCCCACCCGCTTCACGGGTTTCTCAAGCCCAGTCACAGGGAACAAGTGGTAGCGGTAAATCGGCAGCTTCAAACCAATcaaatgctaaaaaaatttatgacactTCAGATTCCGACACTAAGCCCGAAGTTGTCACCGAACTGGGTGACGTCAACCCAGAGATAGCTGGCATATCAAGCGCGTCCACCTCCAAGGGACCGTCCAGTAGGATAAAAGGCAAAGGAAAGAGCAAGAAGAAAGTCGACGACGAGGAGACAATAAAGAAATTCGGCCCGATACCTGAACCCGGTTCAACTTTAttcaaaagatttaattttattctaactTGCGCGCCACTGGAGTGTCTAGATGCCATCAAACAAGCCAAGCCTGTGCCCAGCGATTGCTCTGAAGAAGGGACTGACTATGAGGTCGAGTGGTCAAGCATTCCATTCCTACGTGAACGACTGGTCGAACAAATAACCGCTGGTGGTGGTCGTGTCTACAACACATTCGATGAAATCCCACCGGCAGAATATTCAAAGACCAAACTTATCACCAACGTTCCAAATATCACAGCAACCAGCTTACTGTGTCTGTCTGTTGGTATCATACCTTACAATCATCAATGGATCATCGCGTCTTGCATCAACAACAAACTGAGCAGTCCCGAGGGTTCAGAGCTGCCAGTCGGTTACAGTCTTCGACTAGAAAACTACGTAAAGAACCACGAGCGCCCGGGAAACAAACCCTTTGAGCATTTGAAAGTCGTGATACCAAAGATATCAGTAGCGGAGTCATCCGTTAATCTTTGGAAGCGCGTTATTGAAAATGCCGGTGGTGCCGTTGGATTTATCGACAATCCCGACGACGAATTCTATGACGCGACTGTCGTCGTGACAAATCAAAATTGTCCAGCTTGGGTAGAGAAAAAAGCTCAGTCCTATGAAATTCCACTGGTGACAACAACCTGGGTCGTCCAATGCATCGTCGAGGGAGCAACCGTACAAGGGATAGAAGAACGTTGTAAGCACAAAAAAACATCAGAGCCATCATAA